The following proteins come from a genomic window of Panulirus ornatus isolate Po-2019 chromosome 21, ASM3632096v1, whole genome shotgun sequence:
- the ninaC gene encoding neither inactivation nor afterpotential protein C isoform X1: MVYTLLDAFGNAVTQLCADSTRHARYFDITFSKTGKVSGAIVWLLMLDKYRVTERPRGEGNFHIFYYLYDGLSQSSRLSRYGLKLGRKYVYLGKHPYDNEVTNAQKFTKVEEALQVIGFTEREIHTVYLVLAAILIIGNIDFTGDDQAAIADMEPVKEVCRLLDIEEKKLSWALCNYCRVKPDQTVESAKKNRDEAEMSRDALARTLYTRLLDFIINCINTNLSVTRLVFGDPYAIGVLDMFGFEANDHNSFENLLVNVANEQIQYYYNQYIFNWEMQDYSEEGIPVKNFTFPDNRHILELFLAKNNGIFSLLEEESRESEGSDNSLSYRLKQRVNQKQMQQVSEFTYAIAHYVGRVKYDLHSFVYKNRDHISSELIQTLRKSANDHIRGMFCNKLTKTGNLTVEGEDVKKRGKDKGGSSAATNKRGSRRFNTKSKGRVSQTRHVQTLGMNFRYSLIELLYKLTNSQPHFVRCIRSNMDNSSSIFDRDMIKHQIKYHAICDTIRIRQQGFSHRIPYQEFLRRYQFLAFEFDETVDMTKDNARLLLLRLKMEGWAIGKDKVFLKYYTEEFLSRLYESSVKKIVKIQAMMRAYMQRKKKRAQNKAAASKPVQDKSKPKGPTREMTKDEAATKIQSNFRGYKARQENPEVANKIKQRERFGEQTIEAEAARYVQYYFRKWKMRTMFQQLQIYRADKQQHLVYFSQQVHLYGQEMQAKLQRLNNRLDLATVRNEAPGAHKTMLVREKIAQPKLALDHMLNAYFDTTFLCDPSRAKKGRQTDDDWEAPFKSRAAASRAANMGLEDDKNMGGAGNKKDFGVAPMDVRSKTAMFDQGQYSNNYGQNNYGGGSSYNKVSAGNSYNRFAGSNNVTKAPAYNQYTGNSYLKNAAPKPPVVVNSWSDRQHNGYSDNNMEEEDQGTHDFRKHLRKTNRSAIREMEERAAASGGESEGTFNFQPPAGRGRAGGAKPRASHVPLRTVKIPPLEELQQQMNWSRGESAQKNPHSFQQGRHRGAGGNTYLPGPIEIPPAQVWRPEELQERLKGLRSVPPKEVPYNFQLSDHRGAGGNTTQSNLNEGELIQVWPPAELQEQVWPPLDLHAQVWPPIELQGEMKGLPAAPPKESSYSLQDEQRVGRGDNNLQAAPDEPQEIQIWPLEEMQERIRETRPEIAKPAEIPATEEQEERVKETHEEELAEDSTNDSQGMLRRTNHSRDSMKRGEGGASYANGRDSATTPTFTEETEEAML, translated from the exons ATGGTGTACACCTTGTTGGATGCTTTTGGAAACGCCGTCACTCAGCTTTGTGCTGACTCCACCCGCCATGCTCGGTACTTCGATATCACCTTCTCCAAGACTGGCAAGGTTTCTGGGGCCATTGTTTGGCTGCTAATGCTCGACAAGTACCGGGTCACAGAGAGACCGAG AGGTGAGGGCAACTTCCACATTTTCTACTACCTGTACGACGGCCTTTCTCAGAGCTCACGACTTTCTCGCTATGGGCTCAAGCTGGGCAGGAAATACGTTTACCTTGGCAAGCATCCCTATGACAACGAGGTCACCAACGCCCAAAAATTCACCAAGGTCGAGGAGGCTTTACAG GTAATCGGATTCACGGAACGGGAGATCCACACCGTCTACCTGGTCTTGGCTGCCATTCTTATTATTGGGAACATCGACTTCACGGGAGACGACCAAGCCGCCATAGCGGACATGGAGCCTGTCAAGGAAG TGTGTCGACTGTTGGACATCGAGGAGAAGAAACTGTCCTGGGCGTTGTGCAACTACTGCCGGGTGAAGCCCGACCAAACGGTGGAGTCGGCCAAGAAGAACAGGGACGAAGCCGAGATGAGCAGGGACGCTCTCGCCAGGACGCTCTACACCCGCCTCCTCGACTTCATCATCAACTGCATCAACACCAATCTGTCCGTGACGAGACTCGTCTT TGGCGACCCCTACGCCATAGGAGTCCTTGACATGTTTGGCTTCGAGGCTAACGACCACAACTCCTTTGAGAACTTGCTGGTCAACGTGGCTAACGAGCAGATCCAGTACTATTACAACCAGTACATCTTTAACTGGGAGATG CAAGACTACTCGGAAGAGGGCATCCCCGTCAAGAACTTCACCTTCCCCGACAATCGCCACATCCTGGAGCTATTCTTGGCCAAGAACAACGGCATCTTttctctcctggaggaggaaagTCGAGAATCCGAAGGAAGCGACAACTCCCTCTCTT ACAGACTAAAACAACGGGTCAACCAGAAGCAGATGCAACAAGTGTCTGAGTTCACCTATGCCATCGCCCATTACGTTGGACGTGTCAAGTACGACCTCCACTCCTTCGTGTACAAAAACCGTGATCATATCTCTTCGG agcTGATTCAGACATTGCGTAAGTCTGCCAACGACCACATCCGAGGCATGTTCTGTAACAAACTGACCAAGACGGGTAACCTGACCGTGGAGGGCGAAGAcgtaaagaaaagaggaaaggacaaaggaggatcgtccgcAGCAACAAACAAGAGAGGTTCCAGA CGATTCAACACCAAGTCCAAGGGTCGGGTGTCACAGACCCGCCATGTGCAGACGCTGGGCATGAACTTCCGCTACTCCCTCATCGAACTGCTGTACAAGCTGACCAACTCGCAGCCGCACTTTGTCCGCTGCATCCGCTCCAACATGGACAACTCGAGCAGCATCTTCGATCGCGATATGATCAAGCACCAGATTAAGTACCACGCCATCTGCGACACCATCAGGATCCGTCAGCAAGGATTCTCTCACAGGATTCCTTATCAGGAGTTCCTAAGAAG GTACCAGTTCCTGGCATTCGAATTTGACGAGACTGTGGACATGACGAAGGACAACGCTCGATTGTTGCTGCTGCGCCTCAAGATGGAGGGCTGGGCCATCGGCAAGGATAAGGTCTTCCTCAAGTACTACACCGAGGAGTTCCTGTCCAG GCTGTATGAGTCCAGTGTGAAGAAGATCGTCAAGATTCAGGCCATGATGCGCGCCTACAtgcagaggaaaaagaagagagcgCAGAACAAGGCCGCAGCCTCCAAGCCTGTGCAAGACA AAAGTAAACCCAAAGGACCAACTCGGGAGATGACCAAAGATGAAGCCGCCACAAAGATACAGAGCA ACTTCCGAGGCTATAAGGCACGCCAGGAGAACCCGGAGGTCGCCAACAAAATAAAGCAGCGCGAGAGATTCGGTGAAC AGACGATAGAAGCGGAGGCAGCCCGTTATGTCCAGTACTACTTTAGGAAGTGGAAGATGCGGACTATGTTCCAGCAGCTCCAGATATACCGCGCAGACAAGCAACAACACCTCGTCTACTTCTCCCAGCAG GTACATTTGTATGGACAGGAAATGCAGGCCAAGCTTCAGCGGCTGAACAACCGGTTGGATCTGGCTACTGTCCGCAACGAGGCGCCGGGTGCCCACAAGAcgatgctggtgagggagaagatagcacagCCTAAGCTCGCCCTCGACCACATGCTCAACGCCTACTTCGACACCACCTtcctgtgtgaccccagcagggcCAA GAAGGGCCGACAGACAGACGACGACTGGGAAGCGCCCTTCAAATCCCGTGCAGCTGCCTCTCGCGCCGCCAACATGGGTCTGGAGGACGACAAGAACATGGGCGGCGCTGGTAATAAGAAGGACTTTGGCGTTGCGCCCATGGACGTCCGCTCTAAAACCGCCATGTTTGACCAAG GTCAATATTCAAACAACTACGGTCAGAACAACTACGGCGGTGGGTCTTCGTACAACAAAGTAAGTGCGGGCAACAGCTACAACAGATTCGCTGGGTCGAACAACGTCACCAAAGCCCCAGCCTACAACCAGTATACCGGCAACAGCTACCTCAAGAACGCCGCACCCAAACCACCAGTCGTAGTTAACTCCTGGAGCGATCGACAGCATAATGGTTACAG CGAcaacaacatggaggaggaggaccaagggACACACGACTTCAGGAAGCACCTTCGTAAGACCAATCGCTCGGCCATACGGGAGATGGAGGAACGGGCAGCAGCATCAGGTGGCGAAAGCGAGGGAACTTTCAACTTCCAG CCGCCCGCGGGACGTGGACGTGCAGGTGGCGCTAAACCCAGGGCTAGCCATGTCCCGCTCCGAACGGTCAAG atcccTCCACTCGAAGAGCTGCAGCAGCAAATGAACTGGTCGCGTGGAGAATCCGCTCAGAAAAATCCCCACAGTTTTCAG CAAGGGAGGCATCGGGGTGCGGGTGGCAACACTTACCTGCCCGGCCCAATCGAGATCCCCCCAGCCCAG GTCTGGCGGCCGGAAGAGCTGCAAGAGAGGTTGAAAGGGCTGCGTTCCGTGCCCCCTAAGGAAGTTCCTTACAATTTCCAG CTTTCAGACCATCGGGGTGCAGGTGGCAACACTACCCAGTCCAACCTTAACGAGGGCGAGCTGATTCAG GTGTGGCCACCAGCAGAGCTGCAGGAACAAGTGTGGCCACCTTTAGATCTGCATGCGCAAGTGTGGCCGCCGATAGAGCTGCAGGGGGAAATGAAAGGGCTGCCTGCAGCGCCTCCTAAGGAGAGTTCATACAGTTTACAG GATGAGCAGCGTGTGGGAAGGGGTGACAACAATCTCCAAGCCGCTCCTGACGAACCCCAGGAGATCCAG ATCTGGCCGCTGGAAGAGATGCAAGAGCGAATCAGAGAGACGCGTCCAGAGATTGCAAAACCAGCAGAG